The genomic region CCTTAATCCGTGAACGCATGCTTAAAAAAGCCTGTGAATTAGAAAAGGATCATCAAGCGTATTTTTTAGACATCCCTTTGTTTTTTGAAGTTGGGGGTAAAAAATGCTATCCTGTGAGTAAAGTGGTTTTAGTCTATGCGTCTAGGGCCTTACAAATTGAGCGCCTTTTAGAGCGAGACACACTCAAAGAGGCTGAAATCTTGCAACGCTTAGCTTGTCAAATGGATATAGAGCAAAAACGCGCCATGAGCGATTATGTTATAGACAACAGCTCCAGTTTAAAAGATTTAAATAAGCGAGTTGAACGCTTTTTAAAAACGCTCTTATAAGCTCGTTTTATATGTAAGCATGTTAAACTACTATTAAATTTTTTGTAAGGCTAAAAACATGATCACTTTAAAACAAGCCCTTTCTTTATCCCAAGATGAATTAGAAACCCTTAAAAACGAAATTGACGCTAAGGTTAGAGCTTCAGATTTGAACGCTTACATTAA from Helicobacter pylori harbors:
- a CDS encoding dephospho-CoA kinase, coding for MILKNAIALTGGIGTGKSTTLKILESQGYEILDADKIAHQLLQGHRLEIAQHFGSDILEKDILNRKKLGAIVFQNPNELKWLEDFLHPLIRERMLKKACELEKDHQAYFLDIPLFFEVGGKKCYPVSKVVLVYASRALQIERLLERDTLKEAEILQRLACQMDIEQKRAMSDYVIDNSSSLKDLNKRVERFLKTLL